The Rudaeicoccus suwonensis sequence ACCGGTGCCGCTGTGGAGGCGCCGCACGGCACCACGATCGTCGCGGTGGCCTACGACGGGGGAGTCCTGCTCGCGGGTGACCGTCGCGCGACCATGGGCAACCTGATCGCCAACCACGAGATGCGCAAGGTTTTTGCAGCCGACGACTACTCGGCTGTCGGCATCGCCGGCACCGCCGGTGTGGCGATCGAGATGGTCCGGTTGTTCCAGGTCGAGCTCGAGCACTACGAGAAGATCGAGGGCGAGCTGCTCTCGCTCGTCGGCAAGGCCAACCGTCTGGCGACGATGATCCGCGGCAATCTCGGGATGGCCATGCAGGGCCTGTCGGTCGTGCCGCTGTTCGCCGGCTACGACCTCGACGGCGGCCGCGGGCGGATCTTCTCCTACGACGTGACCGGCGGTTGTTACGAGGAACACGACTACCACTCGGTCGGCTCCGGCTCGTTGTTCGCACGCGGCGCCCTGAAAAAGCTGTGGCGGCAGCAGCTTTC is a genomic window containing:
- the prcB gene encoding proteasome subunit beta gives rise to the protein MSARDTGRLPSAYLQPGSSSFTEFLGAHAPQLVPGSRAAMHTGAAVEAPHGTTIVAVAYDGGVLLAGDRRATMGNLIANHEMRKVFAADDYSAVGIAGTAGVAIEMVRLFQVELEHYEKIEGELLSLVGKANRLATMIRGNLGMAMQGLSVVPLFAGYDLDGGRGRIFSYDVTGGCYEEHDYHSVGSGSLFARGALKKLWRQQLSQDDAVRVTIEALYDAADDDSATGGPDLGRRIWPTVAIVDAEGVRFCSSEVLEGVVEQVVSDRRTPGSRTR